A single window of Arvicanthis niloticus isolate mArvNil1 chromosome 20, mArvNil1.pat.X, whole genome shotgun sequence DNA harbors:
- the Dnajc12 gene encoding dnaJ homolog subfamily C member 12 isoform X2 — MDAILNYRPEGSEDYYALLGCDELSSVEQILAEFKVRALECHPDKHPENSKAVETFQKLQKAKEILCNAESRARYDHWRRSQMSMSFEQWEALADSVKTRRFHESKAEVELAEGDLELLILLPPPLECIQSMHWAVRNKKDLMLEGSGQTFTNTVPNKERREQRVTKKGDPEATPEKMIQKESEPPEKGISPQDPDSPDFYQ, encoded by the exons ATGGACGCGATACTGAACTACAGGCCGGAGGGCAGCGAGGACTACTACGCCTTGCTGGGATGCGACGAGCTCTCCTCG GTTGAGCAAATCTTGGCAGAATTTAAGGTCAGAGCTCTGGAATGTCACCCTGACAAGCATCCTGAAAACTCCAAAGCCG TGGAGACCTTTCAGAAATTGCAGAAGGCGAAGGAGATTCTGTGCAATGCGGAGAGTCGAGCCCGCTATGACCATTGGCGGAGGAGCCAGATGTCTATGTCGTTTGAGCAGTGGGAGGCTTTGGCCGACTCAGTGAAAACT agGAGATTTCATGAATCCAAGGCTGAAGTTGAACttgctgagggtgaccttgaacttctgatccttctacctcctccTTTGGAGTGTATACAG TCGATGCATTGGGCTGTCAGAAATAAGAAAGACTTGATGCTGGAAGGAAGTGGCCAGACTTTCACCAACACAGTTCCAAACAAAGAACGGAGGGAGCAGAGAGTAACCAAGAAAGGGGACCCAGAAGCAACCCCGGAGAAAATGATACAAAAGGAATCTGAGCCCCCAGAGAAGGGCATCTCCCCACAGGACCCAGACTCTCCAG atTTTTatcaataa
- the Dnajc12 gene encoding dnaJ homolog subfamily C member 12 isoform X3, which yields MDAILNYRPEGSEDYYALLGCDELSSVEQILAEFKVRALECHPDKHPENSKAVETFQKLQKAKEILCNAESRARYDHWRRSQMSMSFEQWEALADSVKTSMHWAVRNKKDLMLEGSGQTFTNTVPNKERREQRVTKKGDPEATPEKMIQKESEPPEKGISPQDPDSPGLSDLNCGHLRFRWSGDAPSELLRKFRNYEI from the exons ATGGACGCGATACTGAACTACAGGCCGGAGGGCAGCGAGGACTACTACGCCTTGCTGGGATGCGACGAGCTCTCCTCG GTTGAGCAAATCTTGGCAGAATTTAAGGTCAGAGCTCTGGAATGTCACCCTGACAAGCATCCTGAAAACTCCAAAGCCG TGGAGACCTTTCAGAAATTGCAGAAGGCGAAGGAGATTCTGTGCAATGCGGAGAGTCGAGCCCGCTATGACCATTGGCGGAGGAGCCAGATGTCTATGTCGTTTGAGCAGTGGGAGGCTTTGGCCGACTCAGTGAAAACT TCGATGCATTGGGCTGTCAGAAATAAGAAAGACTTGATGCTGGAAGGAAGTGGCCAGACTTTCACCAACACAGTTCCAAACAAAGAACGGAGGGAGCAGAGAGTAACCAAGAAAGGGGACCCAGAAGCAACCCCGGAGAAAATGATACAAAAGGAATCTGAGCCCCCAGAGAAGGGCATCTCCCCACAGGACCCAGACTCTCCAG GTCTCTCAGACTTGAACTGTGGCCACCTTCGTTTCCGCTGGTCTGGCGATGCTCCCTCAGAACTCCTGAGGAAGTTCAGAAACTATGAAATCTGA
- the Dnajc12 gene encoding dnaJ homolog subfamily C member 12 isoform X1: MDAILNYRPEGSEDYYALLGCDELSSVEQILAEFKVRALECHPDKHPENSKAVETFQKLQKAKEILCNAESRARYDHWRRSQMSMSFEQWEALADSVKTRRFHESKAEVELAEGDLELLILLPPPLECIQSMHWAVRNKKDLMLEGSGQTFTNTVPNKERREQRVTKKGDPEATPEKMIQKESEPPEKGISPQDPDSPGLSDLNCGHLRFRWSGDAPSELLRKFRNYEI; encoded by the exons ATGGACGCGATACTGAACTACAGGCCGGAGGGCAGCGAGGACTACTACGCCTTGCTGGGATGCGACGAGCTCTCCTCG GTTGAGCAAATCTTGGCAGAATTTAAGGTCAGAGCTCTGGAATGTCACCCTGACAAGCATCCTGAAAACTCCAAAGCCG TGGAGACCTTTCAGAAATTGCAGAAGGCGAAGGAGATTCTGTGCAATGCGGAGAGTCGAGCCCGCTATGACCATTGGCGGAGGAGCCAGATGTCTATGTCGTTTGAGCAGTGGGAGGCTTTGGCCGACTCAGTGAAAACT agGAGATTTCATGAATCCAAGGCTGAAGTTGAACttgctgagggtgaccttgaacttctgatccttctacctcctccTTTGGAGTGTATACAG TCGATGCATTGGGCTGTCAGAAATAAGAAAGACTTGATGCTGGAAGGAAGTGGCCAGACTTTCACCAACACAGTTCCAAACAAAGAACGGAGGGAGCAGAGAGTAACCAAGAAAGGGGACCCAGAAGCAACCCCGGAGAAAATGATACAAAAGGAATCTGAGCCCCCAGAGAAGGGCATCTCCCCACAGGACCCAGACTCTCCAG GTCTCTCAGACTTGAACTGTGGCCACCTTCGTTTCCGCTGGTCTGGCGATGCTCCCTCAGAACTCCTGAGGAAGTTCAGAAACTATGAAATCTGA